CCTAAACGATTATCGAGATGGGTTCTTCCTTGATTTAAATATGGCGGTGTAATCGATGGAGTTAGAAGATCTAAATAGCCTAATCCATCCTTTGTAATTCTAAAATTAAATGGAAGGCGGTAGCGATCCGACGAATCTGCTTTATTCGTAAGGACAATGAAACCTTCGTATAGCCCGGCTTTTGCAGTCTTAGGAGCCTGCAAGGATACTTTTTCCTTCACTTCTTGATTCGCGTTTACTTTAATCTTTTTGCTTATCTTAATGTCCACGCCATTTTCACGTAAACTGTTTGTACCCGCTACGAGATTTTCTTCGACAGAAACAGTAAATTCTTTTGTTCTATCACTGTTATTTGTGATTTCAATACTATGTTTCTCTTTAACTTTCGTACCTTCCGCACCAAAGTGAAGGCCAAAGTTGATATCACCAGATGGATTTTTAACCTCTACAAGCTCTTCTCCATTTGGTACGAGGGTTTCATCGATCACTTGCATTTTCATTTCTCCAAGGACGGCTTGATAAGGGTCTACTCGTCCAGCCCCCACTTCATACAAACTATACTCACCATTTAATGGATCAGCTGTATTCATCAGAATGGTTTTAATATCATCTGGATCGAGATCCGGATTAGCCTCAAGTAATAAGGCTGCAATTCCCGCAGTGTGCGGCGCGGCCATAGAAGTTCCATTTAGGCGTGCATAGGCATATTTATAGTCTTCTTCATGTTCAGGGTCAATCATATAAGAAGGGAATGTAGACAGCACACTCACTCCTGGCGCCACCACTTCTGGTTTAATATCATAGTTGGTATTTACTGGTCCTCTTGAACTGAAGTCAGCAAGTTTATCACCTTCAGATACGATCTCTTTAAAATTGGAGAAGGTAAACGTCGAGTTTCCTTGTGCGATTTTCGCTTTTAATTGCTCACCTGCTTCTTTTGTCATTGAAAAAGCAGGAACATATACGGTTGATTCCCCAAGATTAACTCCAAGCTGTCCGTCTACATTGTTATATAGAATAACCGCTTTCGCACCATGTTCTTTTGCAAATTTTATTTTGTCATTAAGGGCAAAATTCCCACGTTGAATGAAGGCTATTTTCCCTTCAACGTTCTTGCCTGCATATTCTGCTTGAGTTCCTAATCCGACATCTACAAGCTCAAGAGATGCTCCATTTAATGTCGAGAAATCATCTGCGAAGCTTCTTCCCATGCTGATGAGCTCCGTAGTCCAATTCCCTGAAGTGCTGCCTGTAAAAGATGTGAGTTCAACCGGAACATCACTCGCTCCAACCGTAAGTGCCAATGCCGCTGTACCAGGAGAACCTACTGTTTGAGCTCCTGGACCTGAATTTCCAGCAGAAACAACCGCCGTTACACCATTTAACACCGCATAGTTAATGGCTGTACTCGTTGGATAATACGGATCGTTTATCGTTGCTCCTAACGATAGATTCATTACATCCATTCCTTGTTCCACCGCTTTTTCAATCCCTGCGATGACCGCTTCAGATGTTCCGCTGCCATATGGTCCTAACACACGGTACACATAAAGATCAGAATCCGGTGCCACCCCCACTACTGACACTTCACTATCATTTTTATTTTGACCCGCAATCGTTCCAGAAACATGGGTACCATGGGAGGTATAATAAGCGCTTCCATTTGGAGAATACTCAGGTCGAGTTGTTTTATTCCAATCTGCGTAGGTCGTTTCCATAGGATCATTGTCATTATCGACGAAATCATATCCACCCTTATAAGCATCCTTTAAATCAGGGTGGTTATAATCAATTCCCGTATCGAGAACGGCTACTTTCACACCCTCCCCTGTAATTCCTTTCTCATGTAACTTGTCAATCTTCAAATAAGGAATACTTTCAACAGAAGTCGTAACTTCTTTCTTGACGTCCGAAGGGAGCTCTTGTTGTACAGGGTCCACAGTAAAAGTCACATTTTTGTATACAGCTTGTACAACATCAGATTCCAATAGCTGTTTTACTTGATCGGAAGGCAACGTCATGGCTACACCGTTATAGGCATTTTTGAAGGTCTTGGTGATAGAATTCGATTTTTTCTTAGAGATTTCTTGGATGTCTTCTTTAAATTTTTTATGCTCTTTTTCAACTTGTGCTGACGCTTCTTCAGGTTTTAATGTTTTGCCTTTTACAGCCGCTTCTAAAACCGCCACTTTACTAGGCTTCGATTTGAATTGGACAATGACGGATATTTCTTCGGTCGATTCTAGATCTGCCTCACTAAACCCTTGAAGTCCTGTATGATTGTTCAATTGCAATTGATGTAAGGCTAGTCGTTGTTCGCTAGTTAAGGACGACAGAATATCCTCCGCCTTAAACTCCTGCGCTGCTGCTTCAGTAGATAATACCGAATGGATCGGTGACAGTAATAAACTAGCAGAAAACGCCATCATTGCTGTCTTTTTAAACATTGAATGAACTCCCATAAAATCCCCGCTTTCTACTTATGATCTTCTTTTTAAAATTTTGAATATTACAATTAAATAGTAATCACTTTCTCAATTAGTAGCTATCGGGTTATTTTTCTACGACTTTTAGACTATAAACCTAGTAAATTGAACAATAATCCATACTTTTTTAGTAAAAAAGTATGGATTATCTATAAAAAATTAGGGTTAATTTTTGTAGCCGTGGGGACGGTTCTACTGGTCAATTAGGTTTCCACAGGGACGGTTCTCCTGGCTACATTTTGTTGATAAAGTTTTTTATAAATAGAAAAATAGAAATAAATGTAAAAATATCATTTAGAGGTCTGCACCAATCCCCTTATAGTGACCATGGCTCGACAAAAAAGGATATAATCCTTCTCAACTAATCGTTTGATTAAAAGTGCAACAAACCCTCTTGAAAAACGAACCTTATCCTCATTTCAAGAATTTTTCTTGTCGATGAAATGTTTTACTTTCTTCTAAAATATCTCAAAAAACCCCCATAAAAATGGCTCTCTACAATTAACAACGGGTTCTTCCAAAATGACGTGTTAATCAAACGTTTGTGTAAAAATGGTATAGACTCCGTTATTAAAAGCTTTCTCTCTTGATTCTGGCATAATATTTGTCGGTAATTAGTATAGAATCTAATGATTATCTTGAAAAATTCCCTAAAATAAGCCGTTTCCCTTTAAAACTGCATTCTTTGGCAAATACCCTGTTTTTTCCCTATTACACAATCGATTGATTAAATCGGGCTTAACTCCTTTAAAGACAAGCTTCTAGATCAATATTACAAGATAAAGAAGTCGAAGTTTGAAAGCAAAATTTTGAGAATTTCCTGTTAGTCATCAAAATTGATAACCCTCCCCGTACCAACCGATCGGACCATTCACCAAGTCAGCCCTTATTTTAGTATTTAATTCGTATCATACAAAATAATTGAAGGGAGACAGTTCCATTCGTCTCCCCCTTTTTTTCGTATCCTGAATGAGCTTATTTAAGGAGACCGTAATAGGTCCGCCCTTTTAATCGCAGAAAGCAAATGCACCAATAATGATTAATAAAATAAACAACACGATTATAATGATAAAACTTTCGCAACCACGTGTTTGAACACATGGAGCCGCATAGCCGTAATGCATTGGAGGCTGGGGAAGTACATTAGCCCCCATAGTATGTGACGGAATCATATTATCCATTGTAACACTTCCTTTCTTTTGCTTAGAGAGCTAGTATGCCAATACACTATATAATACACACGGAAAGGAAATTGGAGCCCATCTAGATAAAAAAATATGGGTTCATTATGCTATGAGCTCAAAGAATTACTTTTAATATCTGGAGCAATGGACTAACCAAATGGCTGAACCAATATAAACAAAAGCATAAATCAGTAATTCATTTACGCTTTTAAAATATTCGTTTTATTTCAGCACTTTGGAAAGCTACTGCAACAGTAGAATTCTCCTCTTTTCCCTGTTTTCAAAATCAATGGGCTGCCACATTTACTATATGTTTCTGTATTTCTGCTTGATCAAAAATGCCACGGCACATAAGAATTCCTCATTTCATGGAAATTTATTGTCGAGGATTAGACTCGTTTCTTATGTTAGGTTTCAGAACCTTTTATAAAGGGTTAGATTAATACAATTGTAGACTGGTTATGACAAAAATGGATTCAATCAATCGTTTGATTAGTTTTGGGATGAATACATTAGCAGCATGGATTTACTTCGAAAAAGAAGTGCGAACTATTTATCTATCTAACAACCTATCAATCTTCGACAAAACTAGAGGAGTGACAGACACGGATATTAAAGCGATTCAAGATTGGAACGAAAAAAATTAAGATAGGATAGTTAGGTAGCAGAGAGAGAAATTCCCTCTGCTTTTTTCTATCGTTTTTTTTTTAATGTTTTGCCGTAGAGAACTCCGTTTATCCAAGTGAATGAACGAGAAAAAGCCATCTTCTTAAAGAAGATGACTATGGTTCTACCATGTGCGATACCCTGGTGACCCTGGAGGTGGATGCTGAATCATATCCCACACAGGGACGCCCTCCAAAATAAGTGATTTTTAACATAATAGTTGAATAGGCTTTGTTAGACGATTAAATAAGCATTAACTTATCTAACTCAATTAAGGGGGCAAAAATGTTTGGGATAAATGCAGTTTTTTGGGGAATTCTTTGGGGTGTCATTAAATATCTGATAAATCGCGAAGCACAACCATTTTCTTATGATGACTATAATCGTATGTTAACATTGCCACTCATTTTAATGTTTGTTGGTTTTATTGGGATCCATACCTTAATTCTCAAACGGTTAACAAAAGTTGTTGTTATCGCAAGTTTTTGTAATCATTATTGGTTTGGGCTTATTACAGATAGGAAACATGTTAGAATTTTGGATTTATTTATTGATGTCTCTAGATATTCCATACGCCTCATATAGAAACGGTAATAATGAGTTTGTTTGGATTGGATCAATTATCGGCTGGAGTATTTTTTGTTTGGCACTGCTGCTCA
This Neobacillus sp. YX16 DNA region includes the following protein-coding sequences:
- a CDS encoding S8 family serine peptidase; protein product: MFKKTAMMAFSASLLLSPIHSVLSTEAAAQEFKAEDILSSLTSEQRLALHQLQLNNHTGLQGFSEADLESTEEISVIVQFKSKPSKVAVLEAAVKGKTLKPEEASAQVEKEHKKFKEDIQEISKKKSNSITKTFKNAYNGVAMTLPSDQVKQLLESDVVQAVYKNVTFTVDPVQQELPSDVKKEVTTSVESIPYLKIDKLHEKGITGEGVKVAVLDTGIDYNHPDLKDAYKGGYDFVDNDNDPMETTYADWNKTTRPEYSPNGSAYYTSHGTHVSGTIAGQNKNDSEVSVVGVAPDSDLYVYRVLGPYGSGTSEAVIAGIEKAVEQGMDVMNLSLGATINDPYYPTSTAINYAVLNGVTAVVSAGNSGPGAQTVGSPGTAALALTVGASDVPVELTSFTGSTSGNWTTELISMGRSFADDFSTLNGASLELVDVGLGTQAEYAGKNVEGKIAFIQRGNFALNDKIKFAKEHGAKAVILYNNVDGQLGVNLGESTVYVPAFSMTKEAGEQLKAKIAQGNSTFTFSNFKEIVSEGDKLADFSSRGPVNTNYDIKPEVVAPGVSVLSTFPSYMIDPEHEEDYKYAYARLNGTSMAAPHTAGIAALLLEANPDLDPDDIKTILMNTADPLNGEYSLYEVGAGRVDPYQAVLGEMKMQVIDETLVPNGEELVEVKNPSGDINFGLHFGAEGTKVKEKHSIEITNNSDRTKEFTVSVEENLVAGTNSLRENGVDIKISKKIKVNANQEVKEKVSLQAPKTAKAGLYEGFIVLTNKADSSDRYRLPFNFRITKDGLGYLDLLTPSITPPYLNQGRTHLDNRLGALVSYSLSAPGERMDVVLQDGKTGEDLGFIGTLNLTNLPLDKSLALFAFRGVYYSFTGDSKQPIAKEESYAKPGHYKLKFITTSQAGKVYQETRDLFIDIDDPTFTSSLDGQSPFLEYKPGQATYPFDIQIQDALVEEMQTAGVDIDQSSNAVIYTWGDFGFPSSPIPMDKDGKWVEEIAMEESMPALKFTLSAVDSAGNSPLTKEYFFVKEGTPVTYAKSAVKKAQTGETIDAQLFLDNVSDAKEVIWNMKERFGKSFQVVSAKLTDGVSGTVTVDGDLVKVAFNDSNVTFDHKAVVDLTLKITDETFLTGTQINPTATIVNSQSQSSNLLNAGYTLEVSPKYNAAYGYVLPDGFINPANGLQLKKDWTKVGATLKFKEAGGFVFDATSLIKDRADYRVEKLPLSNDPYTLEIKVPGHFEVHSKQHIGFEYKGELYGMNHYVNPIYITAGDVNQDHVIDVLDAIDIQNAWKTNNRSADINFDGIVDQLDIGFVQQNYLLQNKYVENPPAAKETHDGKTLESILSELGL
- a CDS encoding YjcZ family sporulation protein, encoding MGANVLPQPPMHYGYAAPCVQTRGCESFIIIIVLFILLIIIGAFAFCD